In Cicer arietinum cultivar CDC Frontier isolate Library 1 chromosome 7, Cicar.CDCFrontier_v2.0, whole genome shotgun sequence, a single window of DNA contains:
- the LOC101497248 gene encoding cyclic nucleotide-gated ion channel 1, with translation MSSKEKKFVRFEDWKSESSSFNIEKYDSSIDGLEKRKVRSSLSPANNESEKKSVCRRNVLDPQGPLLQKWNKIFVITCVMAISMDPLFFYIPVIDEKRKCLKLDGTLKITAGVLRTFFDLFYILRIVFQFRTGFIAPSSRVFGRGEPVDDPFAIAMRYLSSHFIIDILSILPLPQMVMLAMIPIPQRSVPCIAKDWLKYMIIAQYAPRLLRIYPLFKEVTSTSGILTETAWAGAAYNLFLYMLASHVVGAFWYLFSIESQLRCWHRQLKHTAFSDDSYLSCGRRVNSSVLSLLNNATTCPYTDPDEIIDPMVFNFGIFIDGLKSRVVESRTNFHHKFFYCFWWGLRNLSSVGQNLKTSTYIGEIIFAIFIAVFGLVLFALLIGNMQKYLQSTTVRVEEMRIKRRDAEQWMCHRMLPEYLKQRIRRYEQYKWQENRGVEEETLIRNLPKDLRRDIKRHLCLDLLKKVPIFGNMDKQLLDAMCDKLKPVLYTEKSYVVCEGDPVDEMLFIMRGKLATVTTNGGRTGFFNSSELKAGDFCGEELLTWALDPTPSSNLPISTSTVQTISEVEAFALLPDDLKIVASQFRRLINRKQLQHTFRFYSLQWRTWGARFIQVVWRRNREKRAQKSLREAEEKQQHGSQNDEEGSSPSFATTVYVQRFASNALRHLRSGKKMPQPKRMLPLLPMKPAEPDFITKKNYD, from the exons ATGAGTTCtaaagaaaagaaatttgtgag ATTTGAAGATTGGAAATCAGAATCATCAtcttttaatattgaaaaatatgattCTTCAATTGATGGacttgaaaaaagaaaagttagATCAAGTTTAAGTCCTGCAAACAATGAATCAGAGAAAAAATCAGTTTGTAGACGCAATGTTCTTGATCCACAAGGTCCACTACTTCAAAAATGGAACAAGATCTTTGTCATAACGTGTGTGATGGCGATATCGATGGACCCGTTGTTCTTTTACATACCTGTGATTGATGAGAAGAGAAAATGTCTTAAATTGGATGGAACATTGAAGATTACTGCTGGTGTTCTTCGCACATTCTTCGATCTTTTCTACATTCTTCGCATTGTTTTTCAGTTTCGAACCGGGTTTATTGCCCCTTCTTCGCGTGTATTCGGAAGGGGCGAACCAGTTGATGATCCTTTTGCTATAGCCATGAGATACTTAAGTTCTCACTTCATCATTGATATTCTATCAATTCTTCCACTTCCTCAG ATGGTAATGTTAGCTATGATTCCAATTCCACAACGCTCAGTTCCATGTATAGCAAAGGATTGGTTGAAGTATATGATAATAGCGCAGTATGCGCCGAGACTATTGCGAATCTATCCATTGTTCAAAGAAGTAACAAGCACTTCTGGTATATTGACTGAGACAGCATGGGCTGGAGCTGCTTataatctttttctttatatgCTAGCAAGTCAT GTTGTTGGAGCTTTTTGGTACTTGTTTTCGATAGAATCGCAGTTGCGCTGTTGGCATCGACAATTGAAGCATACTGCATTCTCTGATGATTCATATTTGAGCTGTGGACGACGAGTTAATTCGAGTGTTTTATCGCTTCTCAACAATGCTACTACTTGTCCTTACACTGATCCTGATGAAATCATTGATCCAATGGTTTTCAATTTTGGAATATTCATCGATGGTCTTAAGTCTCGTGTGGTTGAATCTAGAACTAATTTTCATCATAAGTTCTTCTACTGCTTTTGGTGGGGTTTGCGCAATTTAAG TTCTGTTGGACAGAACTTGAAGACAAGCACTTATATTGGAGAGATAATATTTGCAATATTCATAGCAGTGTTTGGATTGGTGCTATTTGCATTACTTATTGGAAATATGCAG AAATATCTACAATCTACAACAGTTAGAGTTGAAGAGATGAGAATAAAAAGGAGGGATGCAGAACAATGGATGTGCCATAGAATGCTACCGGAGTACTTAAAGCAAAGAATTAGAAGATATGAACAATACAAATGGCAAGAAAATCGCGGTGTTGAAGAGGAGACATTAATTCGGAACCTCCCTAAAGATCTAAGAAGAGACATAAAGAGACATCTTTGCTTAGATTTACTTAAAAAA GTGCCAATATTTGGAAACATGGATAAACAATTGTTGGATGCAATGTGTGATAAATTGAAGCCAGTACTTTATACTGAAAAAAGTTACGTTGTTTGCGAAGGCGATCCAGTGGACGAAATGCTCTTCATAATGCGAGGAAAACTCGCTACTGTCACCACCAATGGTGGAAGAACTGGTTTCTTTAACTCGTCTGAGCTTAAAGCTGGCGATTTTTGTGGAGAGGAGCTTCTAACATGGGCCTTGGATCCTACACCTTCTTCAAACTTGCCTATCTCAACTAGCACAGTTCAAACTATTTCAGAAGTTGAAGCTTTTGCTCTTTTGCCTGATGATTTGAAGATTGTTGCTTCCCAATTTCGCCGTCTTATTAACAGAAAACAACTCCAACACACTTTCAG ATTCTATTCCTTGCAATGGAGGACATGGGGAGCGCGATTCATACAAGTAGTTTGGCGTAGAAACAGGGAAAAAAGGGCTCAGAAATCGTTACGTGAAGcagaagaaaaacaacaacatgGTTCTCAAAATGATGAAGAAGGATCCTCACCAAGCTTTGCTACCACCGTATATGTACAAAGGTTTGCATCCAATGCATTAAGGCATTTGAGAAGTGGCAAGAAAATGCCACAACCAAAGAGAATGCTACCACTCTTGCCTATGAAACCAGCTGAGCCAGATTTCATCACTAAAAAAAACTATGATTAA
- the LOC101496921 gene encoding GDP-Man:Man(3)GlcNAc(2)-PP-Dol alpha-1,2-mannosyltransferase, whose product MMTLIRFIIFSFPLITTIIIKLCFSAINGRRNRKSAVGFFHPYTNDGGGGERVLWCAVKAIQEENPDLDCLVYTGDHDATPQSLLSRAIDRFGVTLLSPPKVVHLYKRKWIEETTYPHFTMIGQSLGSMYLAWEALCKFTPLYYFDTSGYAFTYPLARLFGCKVICYTHYPTISTDMLSRVRQRSFMYNNDALVAKSVWLSRAKIVYYTFFSYLYGIVGSCAHLAMVNSSWTKAHIEKLWGVPDRIKRVYPPCDTSGLQVLPLERSAEIPVIISVAQFRPEKAHSLQLEAFSVAIKRLDSGSPKPKLQFVGSCRNKSDEERLQMLKEKAVELNVNEQVEFHKNVTYRDLVALLAGAVAGIHSMTDEHFGISVVEYMAAGAIPIAHKSAGPKMDIVLDEDGQQTGFLACTVEEYADAISRVIKMTEMERLQMAGAARKRASRFSEQRFCDDFKAAIRPILSRVSR is encoded by the exons ATGATGACACTCATACGATTCATAATCTTCTCATTCCCACTGATCACTACCATAATCATCAAACTCTGTTTTTCCGCAATCAACGGTAGACGAAACCGGAAATCTGCGGTGGGGTTCTTCCATCCATACACCAACGACGGTGGTGGTGGAGAAAGGGTTCTATGGTGCGCAGTTAAAGCTATTCAAGAAGAGAATCCTGACCTTGACTGCCTTGTGTATACTGGAGATCACGATGCCACACCTCAATCGTTGTTGTCTCGTGCCATTGATCGATTTGGTGTTACCCTTCTCTCTCCTCCTAAg GTGGTGCATTTGTACAAGAGGAAGTGGATTGAAGAAACGACTTATCCACACTTTACTATGATTGGTCAAAGTCTAGGCTCTATGTATCTTGCATGGGAAGCTTTGTGCAAGTTCACccctttatattattttgatacaAGTGGATATGCTTTTACGTATCCACTTGCTAGGTTGTTTGGATGCAAAGTTATTTGCTATACACATTACCCTACTATCAGTACAGACATGCTTTCTCGTGTTCGTCAACGCAGCTTCATGTATAATAATGATGCGTTGGTTGCCAAAAG TGTTTGGCTTTCTCGGGCCAAAATAGTCTATTACACATTCTTTAGCTACTTATATGGGATTGTTGGTTCTTGTGCACACCTAGCTATGGTCAATTCATCTTGGACCAAAGCTCATATTGAAAAGCTTTGGGGAGTTCCTGATCGGATTAAGCGAGTTTATCCTCCTTGCGATACTTCAGGACTTCAG GTGCTTCCTTTGGAAAGATCAGCTGAAATTCCTGTAATAATATCCGTTGCACAATTTCGACCGGAGAAG GCTCACAGTCTCCAACTTGAGGCCTTTTCAGTTGCCATTAAGAGATTAGATTCTGGCTCTCCGAAACCTAAGCTCCAGTTTGTTGGTAGCTGTAGAAATAAATCAGATGAGGAGAGACTTCAAATGTTGAAAGAGAAAGCAGTTGAGCTGAATGTAAATGAACAAGTGGAATTCCACAAGAATGTAACATACAG AGATTTAGTGGCACTTTTAGCGGGAGCTGTTGCCGGCATCCATTCCATGACAGATGAACATTTTGGCATTAGTGTTGTAGAATATATGGCTGCTGGTGCCATCCCAATTG CTCATAAATCAGCCGGCCCAAAAATGGACATCGTATTGGATGAAGATGGACAGCAAACAGGATTTCTTGCTTGCACTGTCGAAGAATATGCAGACGCCATTTCTAGAGTCATAAAGATGACAGAGATGGAGAGACTTCAGATGGCTGGTGCTGCACGGAAACGAGCAAGCAGGTTTTCTGAACAGAGGTTTTGTGATGACTTCAAAGCTGCAATACGCCCTATTCTCAGTCGAGTTTCTAGATGA
- the LOC101496599 gene encoding putative RING-H2 finger protein ATL21A: MGILKLLFYLTFPVIYAFNDCQFYLCGNNTFLIRFPFQLGGQYPYCGYPGFNLICTNSSKTVLKLPYSEKFYVRSINYLTQQLLVYDPDDCLPKRLLSLNFSNSPFTATFSRDYTFLRCSSQNIGSQFIPIDCLSNSTYFVSAIPSANLVNSPPESCSVIKRLSIPVARPERFEVNLRDDLSADIQLTWDKPDCRYCESHQLMCGFESSYSNQIVCISDYQAGTSRQGLKIFRIIALCITGPALIFILLMASCVCYKDRIANITRNAASRSAPAAITPQSELTTITTGLDESTIESYEKVVLGKSRRVPGPNDECCWICLSEYNSEETIRCIPECKHCFHADCIDEWLRMNITCPVCRNSPSPSPLNNVTSSDS, encoded by the exons ATGGGCATCTTGAAGCTCCTTTTCTACTTAACctttcctgtcatatatgccttTAACGATTGCCAATTTTATTTATGTGGCAACAATACTTTCCTTATTCGTTTCCCCTTTCAACTAGGTGGACAATATCCTTATTGTGGCTATCCTGGTTTCAACTTAATTTGTACAAACAGCAGCAAAACAGTTCTAAAACTTCCTTACTCTGAAAAATTCTATGTACGCAGCATAAACTATCTCACACAACAGTTACTAGTCTACGATCCTGATGATTGCCTTCCCAAACGTCTTCTAAGCCTCaatttttcaaattctcctttcACTGCTACTTTTAGTCGTGATTACACATTCTTACGCTGTTCATCTCAGAATATAGGGTCGCAGTTCATTCCCATTGATTGTCTTAGTAATTCAACTTACTTTGTATCTGCTATCCCTTCAGCGAACTTGGTCAATTCACCGCCTGAGTCTTGTTCTGTTATCAAAAGGCTTTCAATTCCAGTTGCAAGACCAGAACGTTTTGAAGTAAATCTCAGAGATGACCTTAGTGCAGATATTCAATTAACATGGGACAAACCTGATTGCCGTTATTGTGAATCACATCAGTTAATGTGTGGATTTGAAAGCAGTTATAGCAATCAAATTGTCTGTATCTCTGATTACCAAGCAG GTACATCACGACAAGGACTCAAAATTTTCAGAATAATAGCATTATGCATTACTGGGCCAGCTCTAATATTTATCCTACTAATGGCAAGTTGTGTATGCTACAAAGATAGAATAGCCAACATTACAAGAAATGCTGCTTCTCGATCAGCACCAGCTGCAATAACGCCACAATCTGAACTAACAACAATAACTACGGGTCTAGATGAATCCACAATTGAATCTTATGAGAAAGTAGTTCTTGGAAAGAGTCGACGCGTGCCGGGACCAAACGATGAATGTTGCTGGATATGCTTGTCTGAATACAATAGTGAAGAGACAATAAGATGCATTCCTGAATGCAAACATTGTTTCCATGCTGATTGCATTGATGAGTGGCTTCGTATGAATATTACATGTCCTGTTTGTCGTAACTCACCTTCTCCTTCTCCACTTAATAATGTTACTTCTAGTGATTCTTGA
- the LOC101500285 gene encoding probable F-box protein At3g61730 has product MRKRLHDATSSSSAGELPPEKRIRRTKTICSCNSPRPPFLSAHSTFSWFDEDIWTEIAKFLDGKSLIMLATTNKWFRRAIMDDGIWKFVSLRDLQVPSPQRVAFKWSKLYTSAFDGSHSYKFRQQEKHIDWMRIGAFYFDSSVALLTERLNFPGELRKEESMEKMLRSHGCCFLDNIKPGIWIADLQLVRCPVCDLNTCDGTMQTLDARHIELFLCEDYQNGSWEYELVGSHDIKKRADGAAGAIFDVKHLENSSTSAVFDYKSWIGKHNDWQPKAMIAFHAVAVNTNLQDNEGLHVKYQAMRAGTNGEVVSMRISQQLL; this is encoded by the exons ATGAGAAAGCGACTCCACGATGCTACTTCCTCCTCCTCCGCCGGTGAATTGCCACCTGAAAAGCGAATCCGGAGAACCAAAACTATCTGCTCTTGCAACTCTCCTCGTCCTCCATTTCTCTCCGCTCATTCCACTTTCTCATG GTTCGACGAGGATATTTGGACAGAGATAGCGAAGTTTCTAGATGGAAAATCTCTGATAATGCTTGCAACCACAAACAAATGGTTCCGCCGTGCTATCATGGATGACGGTATTTGGAAGTTCGTGTCCTTGCGTGATCTTCAAGTCCCTTCCCCGCAACGCGTGGCATTCAAGTGGAGCAAGCTCTACACTTCAGCCTTTG ATGGGAGCCACTCCTACAAGTTCCGTCAGCAAGAGAAACACATTG ATTGGATGCGCATAGGTGCTTTTTACTTTGATTCTTCAGTAGCCCTGCTTACAGAGAGACTGAATTTTCCGGGAGAGTTAAGGAAAGAAGAATCCATGGAAAAGATGTTGCGGTCTCACGGTTGTTGCTTTCTTGATAATATTAAACCGGGAATATGGATAGCAG ATCTGCAGCTTGTTCGGTGCCCCGTTTGTGATCTCAATACTTGCGATG GAACAATGCAGACATTAGATGCAAGGCACATAGAACTATTCCTCTGTGAAGACTACCAAAATGGGAGCTGGGAATACGAGCTTGTAGGATCTCATGATATCAAAAAACGAGCAGATGGGGCTGCTGGTGCCATTTTTGACGTCAAACATTTGGAGAATTCTTCTACCTCTG CTGTATTTGATTACAAATCATGGATTGGGAAACATAATGATTGGCAACCAAAGGCCATGATTGCTTTCCATGCAGTAGCTGTGAACACTAATTTACAAGATAATGAAG GTCTTCATGTGAAATACCAAGCTATGAGGGCAGGAACTAATGGAGAAGTTGTTTCCATGAGAATTTCTCAGCAGCTGCTCTGA